From Roseibium alexandrii DFL-11, the proteins below share one genomic window:
- a CDS encoding GDYXXLXY domain-containing protein, with the protein MTAEALDQQPATRSRKLSPFLKWGLIALVQLTLIALPLIDRLDVQMSGKEVTLALVPVDPRDLLRGDYVIINLAIARVSVDLPGANEAKEGDRVYVRLAPGTDGVMRAASVGKAPDASGTAAMAGTVQSVGGSDIRIYYGIDAFFLPEGDGLIIEDLDTERVNLVVAVTEDGRSLPLRLLVDGKPFKNDAAF; encoded by the coding sequence ATGACCGCCGAAGCGCTCGATCAGCAGCCAGCCACCCGCTCACGCAAACTATCTCCATTCTTGAAGTGGGGCTTGATCGCGCTTGTGCAGCTGACCCTCATTGCTCTCCCTCTGATCGACCGTCTCGATGTTCAGATGAGCGGCAAGGAGGTGACCCTGGCGCTGGTCCCGGTTGATCCGCGAGACCTTCTGCGCGGCGATTATGTGATCATCAACTTGGCCATCGCCCGTGTGTCCGTTGATTTGCCCGGCGCAAACGAGGCCAAGGAGGGAGACCGGGTCTATGTCCGTCTGGCGCCCGGGACTGACGGCGTTATGCGTGCGGCCTCCGTTGGCAAGGCACCGGATGCTTCCGGTACTGCCGCCATGGCCGGGACCGTCCAGTCCGTCGGCGGCAGCGACATTCGCATCTACTACGGTATAGATGCGTTCTTCTTGCCCGAAGGCGACGGCCTCATCATCGAGGACCTGGATACGGAGCGCGTCAATCTGGTGGTGGCCGTGACTGAAGATGGCCGGTCATTGCCGCTGCGCCTTCTGGTCGACGGAAAACCCTTCAAAAACGACGCAGCCTTTTGA
- a CDS encoding DUF2157 domain-containing protein, producing MFDWAYKKRLRDDLETWVGKGWLTPEGAAAILEDQDQDDGRSRLPMALAGIGVVCVALALFAFIAANWGAIPKSIKLAGIAALILGAHLLAALASRAGKKGLSDLATGFATLVFVGGMALVGQIFHMPADWSGGAFLVCMGALAAAWLSGSITSLTVAAIAAVTWQSSRMFTEHAGGADAVISIVFLAAIFLHPFFHPARLSRFAAIAVLLVTYGRWFGEVADRMLGGDDAVGAMILAGFGGLFATMIQLGPIGDLYVKWSSYKPVKTHAHWLMLRALQDIGFMMLCALVFVSLIAVQEFDDGVPLMRVFSLPVALPLLSAVALCVIGLVMSFKTEKALALFAAVGLALLTCLAPLVVENVLLVSALALASLIGLCTLGTWFNNRFWMLCAYLALTGVGLWLLQVTIGSLLGQSVFFLIAGLVLLGMALWLARLFKRKSGPADKAEARS from the coding sequence ATGTTCGATTGGGCCTACAAGAAACGGCTGCGGGACGATCTGGAGACATGGGTCGGCAAAGGCTGGCTGACCCCGGAAGGCGCAGCAGCCATTCTGGAAGACCAGGATCAGGACGACGGACGCTCCAGACTGCCCATGGCCCTGGCCGGTATTGGTGTCGTCTGCGTTGCTTTGGCGTTGTTTGCCTTTATTGCCGCGAATTGGGGTGCAATCCCGAAATCCATCAAGCTGGCAGGCATTGCCGCCTTGATCCTTGGCGCGCACCTTTTGGCAGCCCTCGCCTCCCGGGCCGGCAAGAAAGGTCTTTCGGATTTGGCGACGGGTTTTGCCACCTTGGTGTTTGTCGGTGGGATGGCGCTGGTCGGACAGATTTTCCATATGCCCGCCGATTGGTCCGGGGGCGCGTTCCTGGTTTGCATGGGCGCCCTTGCTGCTGCCTGGCTGTCCGGATCCATCACATCCCTGACGGTGGCTGCAATTGCTGCCGTTACCTGGCAGTCGTCGAGGATGTTTACAGAGCATGCAGGCGGGGCGGACGCCGTGATCAGCATCGTGTTTCTAGCCGCGATTTTCCTGCATCCCTTCTTCCACCCTGCCCGGCTCAGCCGGTTTGCAGCGATTGCTGTCTTGCTCGTTACGTACGGACGCTGGTTTGGAGAGGTGGCCGACCGGATGCTGGGTGGAGATGATGCCGTTGGCGCCATGATCCTTGCAGGGTTTGGCGGCCTGTTCGCGACCATGATCCAACTTGGCCCGATCGGCGATCTTTATGTGAAATGGTCGAGCTACAAACCGGTCAAGACGCATGCACACTGGCTTATGCTGCGCGCCCTGCAGGACATCGGCTTCATGATGCTGTGCGCACTTGTGTTCGTCAGCCTGATTGCGGTTCAGGAGTTTGATGACGGTGTTCCGCTGATGCGGGTCTTCTCGCTACCGGTCGCGCTGCCCCTGCTGTCAGCGGTTGCGCTGTGTGTCATTGGCCTTGTGATGTCGTTCAAGACGGAAAAGGCACTTGCCCTTTTCGCCGCCGTCGGGCTAGCCTTGCTCACGTGTCTGGCGCCCTTGGTTGTTGAGAACGTATTGTTGGTGTCGGCCCTCGCACTCGCTTCGTTGATCGGGCTTTGCACCCTTGGAACCTGGTTCAACAACCGCTTCTGGATGCTCTGTGCCTATCTCGCTCTGACGGGTGTTGGACTTTGGCTGCTTCAGGTCACCATCGGCTCCCTTTTGGGACAGTCAGTCTTTTTCCTGATCGCCGGCCTTGTCCTTCTTGGCATGGCGCTCTGGCTGGCCCGTTTGTTCAAACGAAAATCAGGACCGGCAGACAAAGCGGAGGCTCGCTCATGA
- a CDS encoding pseudouridine synthase: MRLVKLLANLGYGSRKEMQQAIRHGWVTDRKGNQLKADAKTDHKDILFDDEPLDPAQGVVILMNKPLGYVCSTKDQGRLVYDLLPDRFRMRKPVLSTIGRLDKETSGALLFTDDGTFLHQVISPKSNVPKVYEVTLDRPMNGSEAALFASGEMMLENEQKPLKPAELDVIDETHARLTLHEGRYHQVRRMFAATGNHVTDLARSRIGTLTLEGVDEGQWKILSEDDKALIFS, from the coding sequence ATGAGACTGGTCAAACTCCTCGCCAACCTTGGCTACGGCAGCCGGAAAGAAATGCAGCAGGCGATCCGCCATGGCTGGGTGACCGACCGGAAGGGCAACCAGCTGAAGGCCGACGCGAAGACGGATCACAAAGACATTCTCTTCGACGATGAGCCGCTCGACCCGGCGCAAGGCGTCGTCATTTTGATGAACAAACCGCTCGGCTACGTTTGCTCAACCAAGGATCAGGGACGTCTGGTCTATGATCTTCTGCCGGACCGGTTCCGGATGCGCAAACCCGTGCTCTCGACCATCGGCCGGCTGGACAAGGAAACATCCGGCGCCTTGCTGTTCACGGACGACGGGACGTTTTTGCATCAGGTGATCTCGCCCAAATCGAATGTTCCAAAGGTCTATGAGGTCACACTCGACCGGCCCATGAACGGCAGCGAAGCCGCATTGTTCGCCTCCGGCGAGATGATGCTGGAGAACGAGCAGAAGCCTTTGAAACCGGCCGAGTTGGACGTGATTGACGAGACACACGCACGCCTCACCTTGCATGAAGGCCGCTATCATCAGGTCCGGCGCATGTTCGCGGCCACGGGCAATCATGTCACTGATCTTGCCCGTAGCCGGATTGGCACCCTCACTCTTGAAGGTGTTGACGAAGGTCAGTGGAAAATCCTGTCCGAAGACGACAAGGCACTGATCTTCTCATGA
- a CDS encoding class I SAM-dependent methyltransferase codes for MSDPALETLVLPISSGDVGLPDRARFLVLRARAGRPLKDLEPHEVVCEQSFAPDRDALQKAGFKVDAETQEDGFDAVLVLPGRQRQEARALLARAATKTRPGGTVIACAPNTEGAKTLEQDFSALFGSTDKLSKNKCRVVWAPVDASNLDTALMTDWSGLDAPRPVLDGAYISRPGVFAWDRIDPASRLLAENLPDSLSGRGADLGAGFGYLSRQVLEKAPKVAALDLYEAEKRALDLAEQNLAPFKGKKAMTGIWSDVTKGIEGPYDFLVSNPPFHQSGKADRADVGQGFIRAAAQGLRSGGVFYLVANRHLPYERTLGEVFDRVEMLADAGGYKVIKATKGKGGK; via the coding sequence ATGTCCGATCCTGCTCTTGAAACACTGGTGCTGCCAATCTCGTCCGGTGACGTGGGCCTGCCGGACCGCGCCCGGTTCCTTGTGCTCCGCGCCCGCGCAGGACGCCCGCTGAAAGATCTGGAGCCACACGAGGTCGTCTGTGAGCAAAGCTTCGCACCGGATCGCGATGCTCTGCAAAAAGCCGGGTTCAAGGTAGACGCGGAGACCCAGGAAGATGGCTTTGATGCCGTGCTGGTCTTGCCCGGACGCCAGCGGCAGGAGGCACGCGCCCTGCTCGCACGGGCGGCCACCAAGACGAGGCCCGGTGGCACCGTCATCGCTTGTGCGCCCAATACGGAAGGCGCGAAAACGCTGGAGCAGGACTTTTCGGCGCTCTTCGGCAGTACTGACAAGCTCTCGAAGAACAAGTGCCGCGTTGTCTGGGCCCCTGTTGATGCGAGCAACCTCGACACTGCGCTGATGACAGATTGGTCGGGTCTGGATGCACCACGGCCTGTTCTCGATGGCGCTTACATCAGCCGGCCCGGCGTCTTTGCCTGGGACCGGATCGATCCGGCGTCCAGGCTTTTGGCCGAGAATCTCCCCGACAGTTTGAGCGGCCGGGGCGCGGATCTCGGCGCGGGCTTTGGTTACCTCTCCCGCCAAGTTCTGGAAAAGGCGCCAAAGGTCGCCGCCCTCGATCTTTATGAGGCAGAAAAACGCGCTCTGGATCTGGCCGAACAAAACCTCGCGCCCTTCAAGGGCAAGAAGGCAATGACGGGCATCTGGTCCGATGTCACCAAAGGAATTGAGGGTCCGTACGACTTCCTGGTGTCCAATCCCCCTTTCCATCAATCCGGCAAGGCCGACCGGGCAGATGTTGGTCAAGGGTTTATCCGGGCGGCTGCTCAGGGCCTACGTTCCGGTGGGGTGTTTTATCTGGTGGCCAATCGGCACCTGCCTTACGAGCGCACGCTCGGCGAAGTGTTCGACCGCGTCGAAATGCTTGCCGATGCCGGCGGCTACAAGGTGATCAAGGCAACCAAGGGCAAGGGAGGCAAGTAA
- a CDS encoding ABC transporter permease, translating to MTSSRWITAAPWLWAIGLFVLWEGSVQVFDIPVIILPAPSDIWAATVKYWSPIWKNSVQTLYTTVVGFVMAVVGGMALGLAIGWSRSIYAGLYPIMIGFNSIPKVAVVPILVIWFGIGTIPAVITAFLIAFFPIVVNVATGLATIEPEMEDVLRALGAKKHDIMLKVGIPRAMPYLFGSMKVAITLAFVGSVISESIAANSGLGYMMQLAQSQFNVPLVWAGLVALAVLGIIMYALMAWLEMRMTGWAHRGNRN from the coding sequence ATGACCTCATCCCGCTGGATCACCGCTGCGCCGTGGCTTTGGGCGATTGGTCTGTTTGTACTCTGGGAAGGCTCTGTCCAGGTTTTCGACATCCCGGTGATCATCTTGCCGGCACCGTCAGATATCTGGGCGGCAACCGTGAAGTACTGGTCGCCGATTTGGAAAAACTCCGTCCAGACGCTGTATACGACTGTTGTGGGTTTCGTCATGGCCGTTGTTGGCGGCATGGCGCTTGGCCTTGCAATCGGCTGGAGCCGGTCGATTTACGCCGGACTTTACCCGATCATGATTGGTTTCAACTCGATCCCGAAGGTCGCAGTCGTTCCGATCCTCGTCATCTGGTTCGGCATCGGGACCATTCCCGCCGTTATCACCGCATTCCTGATCGCCTTCTTTCCAATCGTTGTGAATGTGGCCACAGGTCTTGCGACGATTGAGCCGGAGATGGAAGACGTTTTGCGCGCGTTGGGGGCCAAGAAGCACGACATCATGCTGAAGGTCGGTATTCCACGAGCGATGCCTTATCTGTTCGGCTCGATGAAGGTGGCGATCACGCTGGCCTTCGTCGGATCGGTGATTTCTGAATCCATCGCGGCCAACTCAGGCCTTGGCTACATGATGCAGCTGGCCCAGTCCCAGTTTAACGTCCCGCTCGTTTGGGCAGGGCTTGTCGCTCTCGCTGTTCTGGGTATTATTATGTACGCACTAATGGCATGGCTGGAAATGCGAATGACGGGATGGGCACATCGCGGCAACCGCAATTAA
- a CDS encoding ABC transporter substrate-binding protein, translating to MRLLTGVALALALTSSTALAATDIKFTLDWKFEGPAAPFFIALDKGYFADEDLNVTIDTGAGSRESIPRVATGTYDMGFGDINALIKVLDDQPDLKVKAVMMAYETPPFAVIGRKSQGVTEDPKSLEGKTLGAPPPDAAFGQWPAFVDVTGIDTSGIKIESVGFPVREPMLAQGQVDAIFGFSFSSVINLKAQGVPEDDISLILMGENGLGLYGNVVITNTDFAEENPEAVKGFLKALTKGYLDAIADPAAAIPYVMKRNEILDEAVEIERLTMAVEGSIATPAVKENGFGGVDVDKLTKSMEYLQGSMGVSATPPAPERVFDASYLPPKEERMLK from the coding sequence ATGCGTCTTCTCACAGGGGTGGCCCTCGCTTTGGCCCTAACATCGTCCACGGCTCTTGCAGCCACGGACATCAAATTCACGCTTGATTGGAAATTCGAAGGACCGGCAGCGCCGTTCTTCATCGCGCTCGACAAAGGGTACTTCGCCGACGAAGATCTGAACGTGACGATCGACACCGGAGCGGGCTCCCGCGAGTCGATCCCGCGTGTTGCGACCGGCACTTACGACATGGGCTTTGGCGACATAAACGCTCTGATAAAGGTTCTGGACGATCAGCCGGATCTCAAGGTGAAGGCCGTGATGATGGCCTATGAAACGCCGCCTTTCGCCGTGATTGGCCGCAAAAGCCAGGGTGTCACGGAAGATCCGAAGTCTCTGGAAGGCAAGACCCTTGGCGCCCCGCCGCCGGATGCGGCCTTTGGTCAGTGGCCGGCCTTCGTTGATGTCACAGGCATCGACACCTCCGGCATCAAAATCGAAAGTGTCGGCTTTCCGGTGCGCGAGCCGATGCTGGCGCAAGGCCAGGTCGATGCGATCTTCGGGTTCTCCTTCTCCTCGGTCATCAACCTGAAAGCCCAAGGGGTTCCGGAAGACGACATCTCCCTGATCCTGATGGGTGAGAACGGTCTGGGTCTTTATGGCAACGTGGTGATTACCAACACGGACTTTGCCGAGGAAAACCCGGAGGCCGTGAAAGGCTTCCTGAAGGCTCTGACCAAAGGCTATCTGGATGCAATTGCCGATCCGGCTGCTGCTATCCCTTACGTCATGAAGCGCAACGAAATCCTCGATGAAGCCGTCGAGATCGAGCGTCTGACGATGGCCGTTGAAGGCTCCATCGCGACACCGGCCGTGAAGGAAAACGGTTTTGGCGGTGTCGATGTGGATAAGCTGACGAAATCCATGGAATATCTCCAGGGCTCCATGGGTGTCAGCGCAACGCCTCCGGCACCGGAGCGGGTCTTTGATGCCAGCTATCTGCCGCCCAAAGAAGAGCGCATGCTGAAGTAG
- a CDS encoding ABC transporter ATP-binding protein gives MTGFVDLRDVRLTYGGAADGTLALDGLTMSVKKGEFAAVVGPSGCGKSTLMKLATGLIAPQNGTIEVAGHEVDGPVSVAGMAFQNPSMLPWRSSLANVMLPLEIVQPHRSKFRSEKQAYTAKAEALLELVGLKGFGDKYPWQLSGGMQQRANLCRALIHDPALLMLDEPFGALDAFTREELWQVMRDLHAEKGFTTILVTHDLREAVFLADKVFVMSARPGTIIREREVPFERPRPIELTYESAFNDIVHELRDLIANARAAA, from the coding sequence GTGACCGGATTTGTAGATTTAAGAGATGTCCGCCTGACCTATGGCGGCGCAGCAGATGGGACGCTCGCCCTCGATGGGCTCACCATGAGCGTCAAGAAGGGTGAATTTGCCGCTGTGGTCGGCCCGTCCGGATGTGGCAAGTCGACATTGATGAAGCTGGCCACCGGCCTGATCGCGCCGCAAAACGGCACCATCGAAGTCGCAGGGCATGAAGTGGACGGCCCTGTATCCGTTGCCGGCATGGCCTTCCAGAACCCGTCCATGCTGCCCTGGCGCTCCTCACTTGCCAACGTCATGCTGCCACTTGAGATCGTTCAGCCGCACCGATCCAAGTTCCGCTCTGAAAAACAAGCCTATACGGCCAAGGCGGAGGCTCTTTTGGAGCTGGTCGGGCTTAAGGGGTTTGGCGACAAATATCCATGGCAACTGTCCGGCGGCATGCAGCAAAGGGCCAATCTGTGCCGTGCGCTCATTCATGACCCAGCCCTGTTGATGCTGGACGAGCCTTTCGGCGCGCTCGACGCCTTCACCCGGGAAGAACTTTGGCAGGTCATGCGCGATCTGCACGCGGAAAAAGGGTTTACAACCATTTTGGTGACGCATGATTTGCGCGAAGCGGTGTTTCTCGCAGACAAGGTGTTCGTCATGAGCGCACGTCCCGGAACCATCATCCGTGAGCGCGAAGTCCCTTTTGAGCGTCCCCGTCCGATTGAATTGACCTATGAAAGCGCCTTCAACGACATTGTTCATGAACTGCGCGACCTGATCGCCAATGCGAGGGCTGCCGCATGA
- a CDS encoding TauD/TfdA family dioxygenase, with protein MTSITLRGGDRVLTVAWADGTSADFPFLWLRDNCPSGFHPQTHEREFDLTSIPETLGILSAELDGEAIRIEWDGEEHQSRFDADWLKAHRPGVGLNDPANIPPTLWRGDFQPAGLPRISAADLMNDDKALLGFLIETKKTGLAIVDGMADDREAGMAAAKRIGFLRETNFGVTFEVRSMPNPNNLAYTSHALPLHTDLANQELPPGFQFLHCLANDAEGGGSTFCDGFAIAEDLRLNDPEAFELLSKTPVPFRFHDDNYDIRRHQTVIDLDAFGKLQELHFNAHLAGVFDLPADTMEAYYRAYRKIMQMTRSSDYVITTRLEGGEMVIFDNRRVLHGRAAFDPNTGYRHLRGCYVDRGEFDSRIRVLSR; from the coding sequence ATGACATCGATCACCTTGCGCGGCGGCGACCGCGTTCTCACTGTTGCCTGGGCGGATGGCACCAGCGCCGACTTCCCCTTTCTCTGGCTCCGGGACAATTGCCCGAGCGGCTTTCACCCGCAAACTCACGAGCGGGAATTCGATCTCACCAGTATTCCGGAAACGCTTGGAATTCTCTCCGCTGAACTCGATGGCGAAGCCATACGGATTGAATGGGACGGGGAAGAGCACCAGAGCCGGTTCGACGCCGATTGGCTGAAGGCTCACCGGCCCGGAGTTGGCCTGAATGACCCGGCGAATATTCCGCCGACCTTGTGGCGCGGCGATTTCCAGCCGGCCGGTCTGCCAAGGATCAGTGCCGCGGATCTGATGAACGATGATAAGGCCCTTTTGGGATTCTTGATCGAGACGAAGAAGACCGGTCTTGCCATCGTTGATGGTATGGCGGATGACCGGGAAGCTGGTATGGCTGCAGCCAAGCGTATTGGCTTTCTAAGGGAAACCAATTTCGGCGTGACGTTTGAAGTGCGGTCCATGCCGAACCCGAACAATCTTGCCTACACCTCGCACGCTTTGCCGCTGCATACGGATCTGGCAAATCAGGAGCTGCCGCCAGGCTTTCAGTTTCTGCATTGCCTTGCCAACGATGCGGAAGGCGGCGGGTCCACCTTCTGCGACGGCTTCGCCATTGCTGAAGACTTGCGCCTGAACGATCCGGAGGCCTTTGAACTCTTGTCAAAAACGCCGGTCCCGTTCCGGTTTCACGACGACAACTATGACATCCGCCGCCACCAGACAGTGATTGACCTGGATGCCTTCGGCAAATTGCAGGAGCTGCATTTCAACGCCCATTTGGCGGGAGTTTTCGATCTGCCCGCTGACACGATGGAAGCCTACTACCGGGCTTACCGGAAGATCATGCAGATGACGCGCTCAAGCGACTATGTCATCACCACGCGTCTTGAAGGCGGGGAAATGGTGATCTTCGACAATCGCCGGGTGCTTCATGGCCGGGCTGCGTTCGATCCCAACACCGGCTACCGGCATTTGCGCGGTTGCTATGTTGATCGGGGCGAGTTCGACAGCCGGATCCGCGTGTTGAGCCGGTAA